In Hyla sarda isolate aHylSar1 chromosome 2 unlocalized genomic scaffold, aHylSar1.hap1 SUPER_2_unloc_18, whole genome shotgun sequence, one DNA window encodes the following:
- the LOC130298353 gene encoding uncharacterized protein LOC130298353 isoform X2: MVGDVGNVFPESILFRIGFIGTSIGTLVLTFLIYKYMVMHTEEFRGHQVLIQRILLAIVWASCFSTAVMHVLSPEEYPRIHFVSTIISITCEALYYLGQSIQMYKLPGAQKVIHHSRCTCCGLTFVCVVFYFGYETLKELFHNDEDWDEIREIPIIIIEWVMLLLILINIVTYYSTMQRLLLTVSRNSCTLSLRVKIDDFGV; encoded by the exons atggtcgg tgacgtgggaaatgtctttcccgaaagcatattattcagaattggattcatagggacgtccattggcactttggtactaacctttcttatttataagtatatggttatgcatactgaagagttcaggggtcatcaggtcctgatccagaggatcctgctggccattgtgtgggcctcctgtttttccacagctgttatgcatgtattgtcccccgaagaatatcccaggatacactttgtcagcacgataatttccattacatgtgaagccttatactaccttgggcagtccatccagatgtataaattaccaggagcacaaaaagtcatccaccatagtagatgcacctgctgtggcctgacttttgtctgtgtagttttctattttggatatgaaacattaaaggaattattccataatgatgaagactgggacgagatccgtgaaatccccatcataatcatcgagtgggtgatgcttctactgatcctgataaacatcgtgacctattattccaccatgcagaggttattgttgaccgtctccagaaacagctgcacactctctcttagagtaaaaattgatgacttcggggtgtag
- the LOC130298353 gene encoding uncharacterized protein LOC130298353 isoform X1 codes for MELKGLGFVPLLLAFWCAAWLAISYIMTVVLGHAASPLMSISDVGNVFPESILFRIGFIGTSIGTLVLTFLIYKYMVMHTEEFRGHQVLIQRILLAIVWASCFSTAVMHVLSPEEYPRIHFVSTIISITCEALYYLGQSIQMYKLPGAQKVIHHSRCTCCGLTFVCVVFYFGYETLKELFHNDEDWDEIREIPIIIIEWVMLLLILINIVTYYSTMQRLLLTVSRNSCTLSLRVKIDDFGV; via the exons atggagctaaaaggactggggttcgtccccctcctgttggcgttttggtgtgcggcctggcttgccatcagctacatcatgacggtcgtcctcggccatgcagcctcgccactgatgagcatcag tgacgtgggaaatgtctttcccgaaagcatattattcagaattggattcatagggacgtccattggcactttggtactaacctttcttatttataagtatatggttatgcatactgaagagttcaggggtcatcaggtcctgatccagaggatcctgctggccattgtgtgggcctcctgtttttccacagctgttatgcatgtattgtcccccgaagaatatcccaggatacactttgtcagcacgataatttccattacatgtgaagccttatactaccttgggcagtccatccagatgtataaattaccaggagcacaaaaagtcatccaccatagtagatgcacctgctgtggcctgacttttgtctgtgtagttttctattttggatatgaaacattaaaggaattattccataatgatgaagactgggacgagatccgtgaaatccccatcataatcatcgagtgggtgatgcttctactgatcctgataaacatcgtgacctattattccaccatgcagaggttattgttgaccgtctccagaaacagctgcacactctctcttagagtaaaaattgatgacttcggggtgtag